A genomic segment from Streptomyces sp. NBC_00459 encodes:
- a CDS encoding nucleotide pyrophosphohydrolase: MDLAKLQRRLADFAAARNWQPFHTPKNLAAALSVEASELVEIFQWLTPEESARVMDDPDTAHRVTDEVADVLAYLLQLCEVLGIDALAALDAKIDRNEQRFPTKE; this comes from the coding sequence TTGGACCTGGCGAAACTCCAGCGCAGGCTGGCCGACTTCGCGGCGGCACGGAACTGGCAGCCCTTCCACACCCCCAAGAACCTCGCCGCCGCGCTCAGCGTGGAGGCGTCCGAACTGGTCGAGATCTTCCAGTGGTTGACGCCCGAGGAGTCGGCACGGGTGATGGACGACCCGGACACCGCCCACCGCGTGACGGACGAGGTCGCGGACGTGCTCGCGTATCTGCTCCAACTGTGCGAGGTGCTCGGGATCGACGCGCTGGCTGCCCTCGACGCGAAGATCGACCGCAACGAACAGAGGTTCCCGACAAAGGAGTAG
- a CDS encoding DUF6099 family protein → MDAVRLILTSRRALASSEGVPQTLTEVWQAQALAQAIGSRLAVTGPPELRGEALGLTELAGRGCGVLDEPPLADGALRAAQLTELGDARQALMCLGALLGEAGMALVGIASAADNETTYWQCMESIDAADESRDRVLEMLRKLAAKEATGGAERVAG, encoded by the coding sequence ATGGACGCGGTGCGGCTCATCCTGACGAGCAGACGTGCCCTCGCGAGCAGCGAAGGTGTGCCTCAGACCCTGACGGAGGTGTGGCAGGCACAGGCCCTCGCACAGGCGATAGGCAGCCGCCTCGCCGTCACCGGGCCGCCCGAACTGCGGGGCGAGGCACTGGGGTTGACCGAACTGGCGGGCCGAGGCTGCGGCGTACTGGACGAACCGCCTCTCGCCGACGGCGCGTTACGCGCGGCCCAGCTCACCGAGCTGGGCGACGCACGCCAGGCCCTCATGTGCCTCGGCGCGCTCCTCGGCGAGGCCGGCATGGCCCTGGTCGGCATCGCCAGCGCGGCCGACAACGAGACGACGTACTGGCAGTGCATGGAATCGATCGACGCGGCGGACGAGTCCCGCGACCGGGTCCTGGAAATGCTGCGCAAACTGGCGGCCAAGGAGGCGACGGGGGGAGCGGAGCGGGTGGCCGGGTAG